A DNA window from Pongo abelii isolate AG06213 chromosome 2, NHGRI_mPonAbe1-v2.0_pri, whole genome shotgun sequence contains the following coding sequences:
- the USP19 gene encoding ubiquitin carboxyl-terminal hydrolase 19 isoform X25 has translation MSGGASATGPRRGPPGLEDATSKKKQKDRANQESKDGDPRKETGSRSVAQAGLELLASGDPSASASHAAGITGSRHRTRLFFPSSSGSASTPQEEQTKEELLLDWRQSAEEVIVKLRVGVVPLQLEDVDAAFTDTDCVVRFAGGQQWGGVFYAEIKSSCAKVQTRKGSLLHLTLPKKVPMLTWPSLLKPLGTQELVLGLQCQENGQELSPIALEPGPEPHRAKQEARNQKRAQGRGEVGSGAGPGAQAGPSAKRAVHLCRGPEGEGSRDDPGPRGDAPPFVADPATQVEADEQLCIPPLNPQTCLLGSEENLAPLAGEKAVPPGNDAVSPAMVRSRNPGKDDCAKEEMAVAADAATLVDEPESMVNLAFVKNDSYEKGPDSVVVHVYVKEICRDTSRVLFREQDFTLIFQTRDGNFLRLHPGCGPQATFRWQVKLRNLIEPEQCTFCFTASRIDICLRKRQSQRWGGLEAPAARGAVGGAKVAVPTGPTPLDSTPPGGAPHPLTGQEEARAVEKDKSKARSEDTGLDSVATRTPMEHVTPKPETHLASPKPTCMVPPMPHSPVSGDSVEEEEEEEKKVCLPGFTGLVNLGNTCFMNSVIQSLSNTRELRDFFHDRSFEAEINYNNPLGTGGRLAIGFAVLLRALWKGTHHAFQPSKLKAIVASKASQFTGYAQHDAQEFMAFLLDGLHEDLNRIQNKPYTETVDSDGRPDEVVAEEAWQRHKMRNDSFIVDLFQGQYKSKLVCPVCAKVSITFDPFLYLPVPLPQKQKVLPVFYFAREPHSKPIKFLVSISKENSTASEVLDSLSQNVHVKPENLRLAEVIKNRFHRVFLPSHSLDTVSPSDMLLCFELLSSELAKERVVVLEVQQRPQVPSVPISKCAACQRKQQSEDEKLKRCTRCYRVGYCNQLCQKTHWPDHKGLCRPENIGYPFLVSVPASRLTYARLAQLLEGYARYSVSVFQPPFQPGRMALESQSPGCTTLLSTGSLEAGDSERDPIQPPELQLVTPMAEGDTGLPRVWAAPDRGPVPSTSGISSEMLASGPIEVGSLPAGERVSRPEAAVPGYQHPSEAMNAHTPQFFIYKIDSSNREQRLEDKGDTPLELGDDCSLALVWRNNERLQEFVLVASKELECAEDPGSAGEAARAGHFTLDQCLNLFTRPEVLAPEEAWYCPQCKQHREASKQLLLWRLPNVLIVQLKRFSFRSFIWRDKINDLVEFPVRNLDLSKFCIGQKEEQLPSYDLYAVINHYGGMIGGHYTACARLPNDRSSQRSDVGWRLFDDSTVTTVDESQVVTRYAYVLFYRRRNSPVERPPRAGHSEHHPDLGPAAEAAASQGLGPGQAPEVAPTRTAPERFAPPVDRPAPTYSNMEEVD, from the exons ATGTCTGGCGGGGCCAGTGCCACAGGCCCAAGGAGAGGGCCCCCAGGACTGGAGGACGCCACTAGTAAGAAGAAGCAGAAGGATCGAGCAAACCAGGAGAGCAAGGATGGAGATCCTAGGAAAG agacagggtctcgatctgttgcccaggctggtcttgaacttctggcctcaggtgatccttctgcctcagcctcccatgcagctgggatcacaggctcacGCCACCGTACCCGGCTGTTCTTTCCTTCATCATCAGGGTCAGCATCCACTCCTCAAGAGGAGCAGACCAAAGAGG AGTTGTTGCTCGATTGGAGGCAGAGTGCAGAAGAGGTGATTGTCAAGCTTCGTGTGGGAGTAGTTCCCCTGCAGCTGGAGGATGTAGATGCTGCTTTCACAGATACGGACTGTGTGGTGCGGTTTGCAG GTGGTCAGCAGTGGGGTGGTGTCTTCTATGCTGAGATAAAAAGCTCTTGTGCTAAAGTGCAAACCCGCAAGGGCAGTCTCCTGCACCTGACACTGCCCAAAAAGGTGCCTATGCTCACGTGGCCCTCCCTCCTG AAACCTCTAGGGACCCAGGAGCTGGTGCTGGGGCTGCAGTGCCAGGAGAATGGGCAGGAACTGTCTCCCATTGCCCTGGAGCCAGGCCCTGAGCCCCACCGGGCTAAGCAGGAGGCCCGGAACCAGAAGCGGGCCCAGGGCCGTGGTGAGGTAGGCTCAGGGGCTGGCCCCGGGGCCCAGGCAGGGCCCAGCGCCAAGAGGGCTGTGCATCTCTGCAGAGGGCCAGAGGGGGAAGGGTCCAGGGATGACCCTGGACCCCGGGGTGATGCCCCACCCTTCGTGGCTGACCCAGCCACCCAG GTTGAGGCTGATGAACAGCTTTGCATACCACCGCTGAACCCCCAaacctgcctcctgggctcagaggaGAATTTAGCCCCTTTGGCAGGAGAGAAAGCAGTGCCTCCCGGGAATGACGCAGTCTCTCCAGCCATGGTCCGGAGCAGAAACCCTGGGAAAGATGACTGTGCCAAGGAGGAGATGGCAGTGGCAGCAGATGCTGCAACCTTGGTGGATG AGCCTGAGTCGATGGTGAACCTGGCATTTGTCAAGAATGACTCGTATGAGAAGGGCCCGGATTCAGTGGTGGTGCACGTGTACGTGAAGGAGATCTGCAGGGACACCTCGAGAGTACTTTTCCGTGAGCAGGACTTCACGCTCATCTTCCAGACcag GGATGGAAACTTCCTGAGGCTGCACCCAGGCTGTGGGCCCCAAGCCACCTTCCGTTGGCAGGTGAAGCTCAG GAATCTGATTGAGCCAGAGCAGTGCACCTTCTGTTTCACGGCTTCTCGCATCGACATCTGCCTTCGTAAGAGGCAGAGTCAGCGCTGGGGGGGCCTGGAGGCCCCGGCTGCACGAG GTGCAGTGGGTGGTGCAAAGGTTGCCGTGCCGACAGGTCCAACTCCTCTGGATTCAACCCCACCAGGAGgtgctccccaccccctgacaggccaaGAGGAGGCCCGGGCTGTGGAGAAGGATAAATCCAAGGCACGATCTGAGGACACGGGGCTAGACAGTGTGGCAACCCGCACACCCATGGAGCATGTAACCCCAAAGCCAGAGACACACCTGGCCTCG CCCAAGCCTACATGCATGGTGCCTCCCATGCCCCACAGCCCAGTTAGTGGAGACAgcgtggaggaggaggaagaggaagagaagaaggtgtGTCTGCCAGGCTTCACTGGCCTTGTCAATTTAGGCAACACCTGCTTCATGAACAGCGTCATTCAGTCTCTGTCCAACACTCGGGAACTCCGGGACTTCTTCCATG ACCGCTCCTTTGAGGCTGAGATCAACTACAACAACCCACTAGGGACTGGTGGGCGTCTGGCCATTGGCTTTGCCGTGCTGCTTCGGGCGCTGTGGAAGGGCACCCACCATGCCTTCCAGCCTTCCAAATTGAAG GCCATTGTGGCGAGTAAGGCCAGCCAGTTCACAGGCTATGCACAGCATGATGCCCAGGAGTTCATGGCTTTCCTGCTGGATGGGCTGCACGAGGACCTGAATCGCATTCAGAACAAGCCCTACACAGAGACCGTGGATTCAGATGGGCGGCCCGATGAG GTGGTAGCTGAGGAAGCATGGCAGCGGCACAAGATGAGGAATGACTCTTTCATCGTGGACCTATTTCAGGGGCAGTACAAGTCAAAGCTGGTGTGCCCTGTGTGTGCCAAG GTCTCCATCACTTTTGACCCGTTTCTTTATCTGCCAGTGCCCTTGCCACAAAAGCAAAAGGTTCTCCCTGTCTTTTATTTTGCCCGAGAGCCCCACAGCAAGCCCATCAAG TTCCTGGTGAGCATCAGCAAGGAGAACTCCACTGCGAGCGAAGTATTGGACTCCCTCTCTCAGAACGTTCATGTGAAGCCTGAGAACCTGCGTTTGGCGGAG GTAATTAAGAATCGTTTCCATCGTGTGTTCCTACCCTCCCACTCACTGGACACTGTGTCCCCATCTGATATGCTCCTCTGCTTTGAGCTGCTATCCTCAGAGTTGGCTAAGGAGCGGGTAGTGGTGCTAGAGGTGCAACAG CGCCCCCAGGTGCCCAGCGTCCCCATCTCCAAGTGTGCAGCCTGCCAGCGGAAGCAACAGTCGGAGGATGAGAAGCTGAAGCGCTGTACCCGGTGCTACCGTGTGGGCTACTGCAACCA GCTCTGCCAGAAAACCCACTGGCCTGACCACAAGGGCCTCTGCCGACCTGAGAACATTGGCTACCCCTTCCTGGTCAGTGTACCTGCCTCACGCCTCACTTATGCCCGCCTCGCTCAGTTGCTAGAGGGCTATGCCCG GTACTCTGTGAGTGTATTCCAGCCACCCTTTCAGCCAGGCCGCATGGCCTTGGAGTCTCAGAGCCCTGGCTGCACCACACTGCTCTCCACTGGCTCCCTGGAGGCTGGGGACAGCGAGAGGGACCCCATTCAGCCACCTGAGCTCCAGCTGGTGACCCCTATGGCTGAGGGGGACACAGGGCTTCCCCGGGTGTGGGCAGCCCCTGACCGGGGTCCTGTGCCCAGCACCAGTGGAATTTCTTCTGAGATGCTGGCCAGTGGGCCCATTGAGGTTGGCTCCTTGCCTGCTGGCGAGAGGGTGTCCCGACCCGAAG CTGCTGTGCCTGGGTACCAGCATCCAAGTGAAGCTATGAATGCCCACACACCCcagttcttcatctataaaattgacTCATCCAACCGAGAGCAGCGGCTAGAGGACAAAG GAGACACCCCACTGGAGCTGGGTGACGACTGTAGCCTGGCTCTCGTCTGGCGGAACAATGAGCGCTTGCAAGAGTTTGTGTTGGTAGCCTCCAAGGAGCTGGAATGTGCTGAGGATCCAGGCTCTGCTGGTGAGGCTGCCCGGGCCGGCCACTTCACCCTGGACCAGTGCCTCAACCTCTTCACACGGCCTGAGGTGCTGGCACCCGAGGAGGCCTG GTACTGCCCACAGTGCAAACAGCACCGTGAGGCCTCCAAGCAGCTGTTGCTATGGCGCCTGCCAAATGTTCTCATCGTGCAGCTCAAGCGCTTCTCCTTTCGTAGTTTTATTTGGCGTGACAAGATCAATGACTTGGTGGAGTTCCCTGTTAG GAACCTGGACCTGAGCAAGTTCTGCATTGGTCAGAAAGAGGAGCAGCTGCCCAGCTACGATCTATATGCTGTCATCAACCACTATGGAGGCATGATTGGTGGCCACTACACTGCCTGTGCACGCCTGCCCAATGATCGTAGCAGTCAGCGCAGTGACGTGG GCTGGCGCTTGTTTGATGACAGCACAGTGACAACGGTAGACGAGAGCCAGGTTGTGACGCGTTATGCCTATGTACTCTTCTACCGCCGGCGGAACTCTCCTGTGGAGAGGCCCCCCAGGGCAGGTCACTCTGAGCACCACCCAGACCTAGGCCCTGCAGCTGAGGCTGCTGCCAGCCAG GGACTAGGCCCTGGCCAGGCCCCCGAGGTGGCCCCCACGCGGACAGCCCCTGAACGCTTCGCCCCCCCTGTGGATCGGCCAGCCCCCACCTACAGCAACATGGAGGAGGTGGATTAG
- the USP19 gene encoding ubiquitin carboxyl-terminal hydrolase 19 isoform X27, which translates to MSGGASATGPRRGPPGLEDATSKKKQKDRANQESKDGDPRKETGSRSVAQAGLELLASGDPSASASHAAGITGSRHRTRLFFPSSSGSASTPQEEQTKEELLLDWRQSAEEVIVKLRVGVVPLQLEDVDAAFTDTDCVVRFAGGQQWGGVFYAEIKSSCAKVQTRKGSLLHLTLPKKVPMLTWPSLLKPLGTQELVLGLQCQENGQELSPIALEPGPEPHRAKQEARNQKRAQGRGEVGSGAGPGAQAGPSAKRAVHLCRGPEGEGSRDDPGPRGDAPPFVADPATQVEADEQLCIPPLNPQTCLLGSEENLAPLAGEKAVPPGNDAVSPAMVRSRNPGKDDCAKEEMAVAADAATLVDEPESMVNLAFVKNDSYEKGPDSVVVHVYVKEICRDTSRVLFREQDFTLIFQTRDGNFLRLHPGCGPQATFRWQVKLRNLIEPEQCTFCFTASRIDICLRKRQSQRWGGLEAPAARVGGAKVAVPTGPTPLDSTPPGGAPHPLTGQEEARAVEKDKSKARSEDTGLDSVATRTPMEHVTPKPETHLASPKPTCMVPPMPHSPVSGDSVEEEEEEEKKVCLPGFTGLVNLGNTCFMNSVIQSLSNTRELRDFFHDRSFEAEINYNNPLGTGGRLAIGFAVLLRALWKGTHHAFQPSKLKAIVASKASQFTGYAQHDAQEFMAFLLDGLHEDLNRIQNKPYTETVDSDGRPDEVVAEEAWQRHKMRNDSFIVDLFQGQYKSKLVCPVCAKVSITFDPFLYLPVPLPQKQKVLPVFYFAREPHSKPIKFLVSISKENSTASEVLDSLSQNVHVKPENLRLAEVIKNRFHRVFLPSHSLDTVSPSDMLLCFELLSSELAKERVVVLEVQQRPQVPSVPISKCAACQRKQQSEDEKLKRCTRCYRVGYCNQLCQKTHWPDHKGLCRPENIGYPFLVSVPASRLTYARLAQLLEGYARYSVSVFQPPFQPGRMALESQSPGCTTLLSTGSLEAGDSERDPIQPPELQLVTPMAEGDTGLPRVWAAPDRGPVPSTSGISSEMLASGPIEVGSLPAGERVSRPEAAVPGYQHPSEAMNAHTPQFFIYKIDSSNREQRLEDKGDTPLELGDDCSLALVWRNNERLQEFVLVASKELECAEDPGSAGEAARAGHFTLDQCLNLFTRPEVLAPEEAWYCPQCKQHREASKQLLLWRLPNVLIVQLKRFSFRSFIWRDKINDLVEFPVRNLDLSKFCIGQKEEQLPSYDLYAVINHYGGMIGGHYTACARLPNDRSSQRSDVGWRLFDDSTVTTVDESQVVTRYAYVLFYRRRNSPVERPPRAGHSEHHPDLGPAAEAAASQGLGPGQAPEVAPTRTAPERFAPPVDRPAPTYSNMEEVD; encoded by the exons ATGTCTGGCGGGGCCAGTGCCACAGGCCCAAGGAGAGGGCCCCCAGGACTGGAGGACGCCACTAGTAAGAAGAAGCAGAAGGATCGAGCAAACCAGGAGAGCAAGGATGGAGATCCTAGGAAAG agacagggtctcgatctgttgcccaggctggtcttgaacttctggcctcaggtgatccttctgcctcagcctcccatgcagctgggatcacaggctcacGCCACCGTACCCGGCTGTTCTTTCCTTCATCATCAGGGTCAGCATCCACTCCTCAAGAGGAGCAGACCAAAGAGG AGTTGTTGCTCGATTGGAGGCAGAGTGCAGAAGAGGTGATTGTCAAGCTTCGTGTGGGAGTAGTTCCCCTGCAGCTGGAGGATGTAGATGCTGCTTTCACAGATACGGACTGTGTGGTGCGGTTTGCAG GTGGTCAGCAGTGGGGTGGTGTCTTCTATGCTGAGATAAAAAGCTCTTGTGCTAAAGTGCAAACCCGCAAGGGCAGTCTCCTGCACCTGACACTGCCCAAAAAGGTGCCTATGCTCACGTGGCCCTCCCTCCTG AAACCTCTAGGGACCCAGGAGCTGGTGCTGGGGCTGCAGTGCCAGGAGAATGGGCAGGAACTGTCTCCCATTGCCCTGGAGCCAGGCCCTGAGCCCCACCGGGCTAAGCAGGAGGCCCGGAACCAGAAGCGGGCCCAGGGCCGTGGTGAGGTAGGCTCAGGGGCTGGCCCCGGGGCCCAGGCAGGGCCCAGCGCCAAGAGGGCTGTGCATCTCTGCAGAGGGCCAGAGGGGGAAGGGTCCAGGGATGACCCTGGACCCCGGGGTGATGCCCCACCCTTCGTGGCTGACCCAGCCACCCAG GTTGAGGCTGATGAACAGCTTTGCATACCACCGCTGAACCCCCAaacctgcctcctgggctcagaggaGAATTTAGCCCCTTTGGCAGGAGAGAAAGCAGTGCCTCCCGGGAATGACGCAGTCTCTCCAGCCATGGTCCGGAGCAGAAACCCTGGGAAAGATGACTGTGCCAAGGAGGAGATGGCAGTGGCAGCAGATGCTGCAACCTTGGTGGATG AGCCTGAGTCGATGGTGAACCTGGCATTTGTCAAGAATGACTCGTATGAGAAGGGCCCGGATTCAGTGGTGGTGCACGTGTACGTGAAGGAGATCTGCAGGGACACCTCGAGAGTACTTTTCCGTGAGCAGGACTTCACGCTCATCTTCCAGACcag GGATGGAAACTTCCTGAGGCTGCACCCAGGCTGTGGGCCCCAAGCCACCTTCCGTTGGCAGGTGAAGCTCAG GAATCTGATTGAGCCAGAGCAGTGCACCTTCTGTTTCACGGCTTCTCGCATCGACATCTGCCTTCGTAAGAGGCAGAGTCAGCGCTGGGGGGGCCTGGAGGCCCCGGCTGCACGAG TGGGTGGTGCAAAGGTTGCCGTGCCGACAGGTCCAACTCCTCTGGATTCAACCCCACCAGGAGgtgctccccaccccctgacaggccaaGAGGAGGCCCGGGCTGTGGAGAAGGATAAATCCAAGGCACGATCTGAGGACACGGGGCTAGACAGTGTGGCAACCCGCACACCCATGGAGCATGTAACCCCAAAGCCAGAGACACACCTGGCCTCG CCCAAGCCTACATGCATGGTGCCTCCCATGCCCCACAGCCCAGTTAGTGGAGACAgcgtggaggaggaggaagaggaagagaagaaggtgtGTCTGCCAGGCTTCACTGGCCTTGTCAATTTAGGCAACACCTGCTTCATGAACAGCGTCATTCAGTCTCTGTCCAACACTCGGGAACTCCGGGACTTCTTCCATG ACCGCTCCTTTGAGGCTGAGATCAACTACAACAACCCACTAGGGACTGGTGGGCGTCTGGCCATTGGCTTTGCCGTGCTGCTTCGGGCGCTGTGGAAGGGCACCCACCATGCCTTCCAGCCTTCCAAATTGAAG GCCATTGTGGCGAGTAAGGCCAGCCAGTTCACAGGCTATGCACAGCATGATGCCCAGGAGTTCATGGCTTTCCTGCTGGATGGGCTGCACGAGGACCTGAATCGCATTCAGAACAAGCCCTACACAGAGACCGTGGATTCAGATGGGCGGCCCGATGAG GTGGTAGCTGAGGAAGCATGGCAGCGGCACAAGATGAGGAATGACTCTTTCATCGTGGACCTATTTCAGGGGCAGTACAAGTCAAAGCTGGTGTGCCCTGTGTGTGCCAAG GTCTCCATCACTTTTGACCCGTTTCTTTATCTGCCAGTGCCCTTGCCACAAAAGCAAAAGGTTCTCCCTGTCTTTTATTTTGCCCGAGAGCCCCACAGCAAGCCCATCAAG TTCCTGGTGAGCATCAGCAAGGAGAACTCCACTGCGAGCGAAGTATTGGACTCCCTCTCTCAGAACGTTCATGTGAAGCCTGAGAACCTGCGTTTGGCGGAG GTAATTAAGAATCGTTTCCATCGTGTGTTCCTACCCTCCCACTCACTGGACACTGTGTCCCCATCTGATATGCTCCTCTGCTTTGAGCTGCTATCCTCAGAGTTGGCTAAGGAGCGGGTAGTGGTGCTAGAGGTGCAACAG CGCCCCCAGGTGCCCAGCGTCCCCATCTCCAAGTGTGCAGCCTGCCAGCGGAAGCAACAGTCGGAGGATGAGAAGCTGAAGCGCTGTACCCGGTGCTACCGTGTGGGCTACTGCAACCA GCTCTGCCAGAAAACCCACTGGCCTGACCACAAGGGCCTCTGCCGACCTGAGAACATTGGCTACCCCTTCCTGGTCAGTGTACCTGCCTCACGCCTCACTTATGCCCGCCTCGCTCAGTTGCTAGAGGGCTATGCCCG GTACTCTGTGAGTGTATTCCAGCCACCCTTTCAGCCAGGCCGCATGGCCTTGGAGTCTCAGAGCCCTGGCTGCACCACACTGCTCTCCACTGGCTCCCTGGAGGCTGGGGACAGCGAGAGGGACCCCATTCAGCCACCTGAGCTCCAGCTGGTGACCCCTATGGCTGAGGGGGACACAGGGCTTCCCCGGGTGTGGGCAGCCCCTGACCGGGGTCCTGTGCCCAGCACCAGTGGAATTTCTTCTGAGATGCTGGCCAGTGGGCCCATTGAGGTTGGCTCCTTGCCTGCTGGCGAGAGGGTGTCCCGACCCGAAG CTGCTGTGCCTGGGTACCAGCATCCAAGTGAAGCTATGAATGCCCACACACCCcagttcttcatctataaaattgacTCATCCAACCGAGAGCAGCGGCTAGAGGACAAAG GAGACACCCCACTGGAGCTGGGTGACGACTGTAGCCTGGCTCTCGTCTGGCGGAACAATGAGCGCTTGCAAGAGTTTGTGTTGGTAGCCTCCAAGGAGCTGGAATGTGCTGAGGATCCAGGCTCTGCTGGTGAGGCTGCCCGGGCCGGCCACTTCACCCTGGACCAGTGCCTCAACCTCTTCACACGGCCTGAGGTGCTGGCACCCGAGGAGGCCTG GTACTGCCCACAGTGCAAACAGCACCGTGAGGCCTCCAAGCAGCTGTTGCTATGGCGCCTGCCAAATGTTCTCATCGTGCAGCTCAAGCGCTTCTCCTTTCGTAGTTTTATTTGGCGTGACAAGATCAATGACTTGGTGGAGTTCCCTGTTAG GAACCTGGACCTGAGCAAGTTCTGCATTGGTCAGAAAGAGGAGCAGCTGCCCAGCTACGATCTATATGCTGTCATCAACCACTATGGAGGCATGATTGGTGGCCACTACACTGCCTGTGCACGCCTGCCCAATGATCGTAGCAGTCAGCGCAGTGACGTGG GCTGGCGCTTGTTTGATGACAGCACAGTGACAACGGTAGACGAGAGCCAGGTTGTGACGCGTTATGCCTATGTACTCTTCTACCGCCGGCGGAACTCTCCTGTGGAGAGGCCCCCCAGGGCAGGTCACTCTGAGCACCACCCAGACCTAGGCCCTGCAGCTGAGGCTGCTGCCAGCCAG GGACTAGGCCCTGGCCAGGCCCCCGAGGTGGCCCCCACGCGGACAGCCCCTGAACGCTTCGCCCCCCCTGTGGATCGGCCAGCCCCCACCTACAGCAACATGGAGGAGGTGGATTAG